Proteins from one Cydia fagiglandana chromosome 13, ilCydFagi1.1, whole genome shotgun sequence genomic window:
- the LOC134670389 gene encoding odorant receptor Or1-like, producing the protein MGIIEKNVNFSVSASLTALKLFGFWPPESLTREQKIFYNCYGFLSFMFLLGTYLIIQVVDLFLIWGDVALMTGTAFVLFTNLAQTTKIVAVVARVRTLRPLVSSANKLLAAETGPGKEIVDSCNRETRQQQLLYLCLTTVTVAGWAGSAEKNQLPLRAWYPYDTSLSPAYELTYLHQVGALFAAAYLNVGKDTFVASLIAQARCRLRLAALRLASLTDDLTPTVQGTLTAEQEAEVWSRLEVAARRHQEALQAAAQLQACFSAPMFAQFGVSMLIICVTAFQLTAQTGNLVRLASMGTYLLNMMFQVFIYCYQGNQLSEESIDIATAAYSCGWTSCGVRLRRGLLLVMVRARRAARLSAGGFATLSLASFMAIVKTSYSLFTVLQQADEQK; encoded by the exons ATGGGCATTATTGAGAAAAACGTGAATTTTTCGGTGAGCGCGTCTCTCACCGCGCTGAAGCTGTTCGGGTTCTGGCCACCGGAGAGCCTCACCAGAGAGCAGAAGATTTTCTATAATTGCTATGGCTTTCTTTCCTTTATGTTTTTgttag GGACATACCTGATCATCCAGGTGGTGGACCTGTTCCTGATCTGGGGCGACGTGGCGCTGATGACGGGCACGGCCTTCGTGTTGTTCACCAACCTCGCGCAGACCACCAAGATCGTGGCTGTGGTGGCGCGCGTCCGCACTCTGCGCCCTCTAGTGAGCAGCGCGAATAAGTTGCTGGCGGCAGAGACGGGGCCGGGCAAGGAGATCGTGGACAG TTGCAACCGAGAGACGCGGCAACAGCAACTGCTCTACTTGTGCTTGACGACGGTGACGGTGGCGGGCTGGGCCGGCAGCGCCGAGAAGAACCAGCTGCCGTTGCGCGCCTG GTACCCGTACGACACGTCACTGTCCCCGGCGTACGAGCTGACGTACCTGCACCAGGTGGGCGCGCTGTTCGCCGCCGCCTACCTCAACGTCGGCAAGGACACGTTCGTGGCCTCCCTCATCGCGCAGGCGCGCTGTCGGCTGCGGCTCGCCGCGCTGCGCCTGGCCAGCCTCACGGACGACCTCACGCCCACCGTGCAG GGCACTCTGACTGCGGAGCAAGAAGCAGAGGTGTGGTCGCGGCTGGAGGTCGCCGCGCGACGGCACCAGGAGGCGCTCCAGGCGGCGGCGCAGCTGCAGGCCTGCTTCTCCGCCCCTATGTTCGCGCAGTTCGGCGTATCCATGCTCATCATTTGCGTGACGGCCTTCCAGCTCACCGCG CAAACTGGAAACTTGGTCCGTCTGGCGTCGATGGGCACGTACCTATTGAACATGATGTTTCAAGTCTTCATATACTGTTATCAAGGCAATCAGCTTTCAGAAGAG AGCATAGACATCGCGACGGCGGCGTATTCGTGCGGATGGACGTCGTGCGGCGTGCGGCTGCGGCGCGGCCTGCTGCTGGTGATGGTGCGCGCGCGCAGGGCGGCGAGACTGTCCGCCGGCGGGTTCGCGACCTTGTCGCTTGCCTCTTTTATGGCA ATAGTGAAGACCTCGTACTCGTTGTTCACCGTGCTGCAGCAGGCCGATGAGCAAAAATGA
- the LOC134669858 gene encoding multiple inositol polyphosphate phosphatase 1-like, whose translation MISVLVLGVVSLSLSVGLGAASESCYWNRPCPNLLHSTKTTYETVRGDIRDYPDPESCEAVSIWTLHRHGNRNPGSSSVDMKRLIDAVQGQIIQAFEDGLSQLCAQDMEAFRKWTFNDTILEAPSYLTGTGYEELFDIAKRLRQRYPHLMQGAAEDYYLRPTDSQRTVASVMGFVHGLTDETNLNITFDGPFERDDMIRPYENCERYQQDVRGGALLEEQLEEYEKTDEYVAVQKAVQERLGITYQLSASDVYTLYEICRYHRTWTPTLQDAWCAVFSDQDLVVLEYRDDVRHYYRNGYGSWVNQRLAGPLLKDLRERMQAAARDEGHKLVSYFSHNAMTEMAFVALGLFRDAAAATGARRDPARRWRTSFIAAFSTNMMVILNRCTESGTQTHRVQFFINEKPTELCPLAGCSWQQFEQLVQDFDDDLEFCSPDYPEPETPAAPGAAARGLVAPALLALLATLVISM comes from the exons ATGATCTCAGTCCTCGTCCTCGGTGTGGTCAGCCTGTCGTTGTCAGTCGGGCTCGGGGCAGCCAGCGAGAGCTGCTACTGGAACCGGCCATGCCCCAACCTGCTGCACTCCACCAAAACTACCTACGAAACTGTCCGCGGAGATATAAGGGACTATCCTGACCCTGAAT CATGTGAAGCCGTCAGCATCTGGACGCTGCACCGGCACGGCAACCGCAACCCGGGCTCCTCCTCCGTCGACATGAAGCGGCTCATCGACGCCGTCCAGGGGCAGATCATTCAGGCTTTCGAGGACGGCCTCAGCCAGCTCTGTGCTCAG GATATGGAAGCATTCCGCAAGTGGACTTTCAACGATACGATCTTGGAGGCGCCTTCATACCTGACGGGCACTGGCTACGAGGAGCTGTTCGACATCGCCAAGCGGCTGCGGCAGCGCTACCCGCACCTGATGCAGGGCGCTGCCGAGGACTACTACCTCCGGCCGACCGACTCGCAGCGCACCGTCGCCAGCGTCATGGGCTTCGTGCACGGCCTCACCGACGAAACAAACCTTAACATCACCTTCGACGGGCCTTTTGAGAGGGATGACATGATTAGG CCATATGAAAACTGCGAGAGATATCAGCAGGATGTGAGAGGTGGCGCTTTACTTGAGGAGCAATTGGAAGAATACGAAAAAACTGACGAATACGTAGCC GTCCAGAAAGCCGTTCAAGAGCGGCTGGGCATCACGTACCAGCTGAGTGCCTCGGACGTGTACACGCTGTACGAGATCTGCCGCTACCACCGCACGTGGACGCCGACCCTGCAGGACGCATGGTGCGCCGTCTTCTCCGACCAGGACCTCGTGGTGCTGGAGTACCGCGACGACGTCAGACATTACTACAGGAACGGCTACGGCTCGTGG GTGAATCAGCGCCTGGCCGGGCCGCTGCTGAAGGACCTGCGCGAGCGCAtgcaggcggcggcgcgcgacgAGGGCCACAAGCTCGTGTCGTACTTCTCGCACAACGCCATGACGGAAATGGCGTTCGTGGCGCTCGGGCTGTTCCGCGACGCCGCGGCCGCCACCGGCGCCAGGAGGGACCCCGCCCGCAGGTGGCGCACCAGCTTCATCGCCGCCTTCTCCACCAACATGATGGTCATTCTCAATAG atgCACGGAATCCGGGACACAAACTCACCGAGTCCAGTTTTTCATCAACGAGAAGCCGACGGAGCTGTGCCCGCTGGCGGGGTGCTCCTGGCAGCAGTTCGAGCAGCTGGTGCAGGACTTCGACGACGACCTGGAGTTCTGCAGCCCCGACTACCCGGAGCCCGAGACGCCGGCGGCGCCCGGCGCCGCCGCGCGGGGCCTCGTCGCGCCCGCCCTGCTCGCCCTGCTAGCGACACTCGTGATCTCTATGTGA